A stretch of the Heterodontus francisci isolate sHetFra1 chromosome 10, sHetFra1.hap1, whole genome shotgun sequence genome encodes the following:
- the LOC137374447 gene encoding organic solute transporter subunit alpha-like, with the protein MTDGANQSLDLYCDSSPPKALDVLKHLNVPAIILYGVLTLMAVISNLVYFEEVIYLMRKVPSTNRRTTIIWVSGAAPVIASTSCVGMWIPLASMITDLTTAVYFAIVIHKFQRMMIEEFGGDEAFLKRFHNTPVKISTGPCCCCCLCLPFAKISRRLMFMLKLGTFQLAFLRPVLMIFTLVLWVNGTFSLDDLSASGPAIWINTSLGVSTIVALWPIGIVFNKVKGELKNQKIIPKFTLYQISFILTQLQAAIINITALAGGIACAPPLSPTARGGYMNQQLLIMEMFIITLLSRIYYRRKYNLQEIDEMQPSVKSQDAQSHSNGTITEGEIARV; encoded by the exons ATTTAAATGTGCCCGCTATCATCTTGTATGGTGTTCTCACTCTAATGGCTGTTATTTCAAATCTTGTGTATTTTGAGGAAGTTATCTACCTGATGAGAAAAGTCCCTTCCACAAACAGGAGAACGACTATTATATGGGTCAGTGGGGCTGCACCT GTGATAGCGTCTACATCTTGTGTTGGGATGTGGATTCCTCTAGCATCAATGATCACAGATTTGACAACAGCAGT GTACTTTGCAATTGTTATCCATAAATTCCAGCGAATGATGATAGAAGAATTTGGAGGTGATGAGGCTTTCTTGAAACGTTTTCATAATACTCCTGTCAAGATTAGTACAGGGCCCTGTTGCTGTTGCTGTCTATGCTTGCCTTTTGCGAAGATTTCAAG GCGCCTGATGTTCATGCTGAAATTGGGAACATTTCAGCTAGCTTTCTTGCGGCCAGTCCTAATGATCTTCACGTTAGTCCTTTGGGTGAATGGGACATTCAGCCTTGATGAT CTTTCTGCTAGTGGGCCTGCAATATGGATTAACACTTCCCTTGGTGTCTCCACAATAGTTGCACTGTGGCCAATTGGGATTGTTTTTAACAAAGTCAAAGGTGAACTTAAAAATCAGAAGATAATCCCCAAATTCACCCTTTATCAG ATTTCATTCATTCTTACTCAACTCCAAGCTGCCATTATCAACATAACAGCACTGGCAGGTGGCATAGCCTGTGCACCTCCACTTTCACCCACAGCCAGAGGAGGAT ATATGAACCAGCAGCTTCTCATAATGGAAATGTTTATCATCACTTTGCTATCACGAATTTACTACAGGAGGAAATACAATTTACAAGAAATAGATGAAATGCAACCCTCAGTAAAATCACAAGATGCCCAAAGCCATTCAAATGGTACCATAACAGAAGGTGAAATCGCGAGAGTGTAA